A region from the Candidatus Polarisedimenticolia bacterium genome encodes:
- a CDS encoding GNAT family acetyltransferase: MTAGTAARRIGRSIAKIGLAHTLHDLALRAANRAVLFKILKGMTVERVHAEFLVCPEPYRPMFLDEKMLMEYSRDTANDIPRGFLEEALAKGDECYGILAGDTLAAYGWYSRGPTRIDPPELVLRPGERYIYMYKGFTHPGHRGRRLHAIGMTMALHHYLAKGFKGLVSYVESNNFSSLTSVVRMGYEIFGTVCVLKILGAYRPLASAGWREHGVRIEPAERRFVSGAGALVGGSRP; the protein is encoded by the coding sequence ATGACCGCGGGAACGGCTGCCCGCCGCATCGGCAGAAGCATCGCGAAGATCGGGCTCGCCCATACCTTGCACGATCTGGCCCTGAGAGCGGCGAACCGGGCCGTGCTGTTCAAGATTCTCAAGGGCATGACGGTCGAGCGAGTCCATGCCGAGTTCCTAGTCTGTCCCGAGCCCTACCGCCCGATGTTTCTCGACGAGAAGATGCTCATGGAATACAGCCGGGATACGGCCAACGACATCCCGAGGGGCTTCCTCGAGGAGGCGCTGGCCAAGGGTGACGAATGCTATGGCATCCTGGCCGGCGACACTCTGGCAGCCTATGGCTGGTACTCCCGCGGGCCGACGCGAATCGATCCTCCGGAGCTCGTGCTGCGCCCCGGTGAGCGATACATTTACATGTACAAGGGGTTCACCCATCCCGGCCACCGCGGACGGCGCCTGCACGCGATCGGCATGACAATGGCCCTGCATCATTACCTGGCCAAAGGCTTCAAGGGACTCGTCTCCTATGTCGAGTCCAACAACTTCAGCTCGCTCACCTCGGTCGTCCGAATGGGCTATGAGATATTCGGCACGGTCTGCGTGCTGAAGATCCTCGGAGCCTATCGCCCGCTCGCCAGCGCCGGGTGGCGGGAGCATGGCGTCCGGATCGAGCCCGCGGAGCGCCGCTTCGTATCGGGTGCCGGGGCGCTCGTCGGAGGGTCCCGTCCATGA
- a CDS encoding polysaccharide biosynthesis/export family protein yields the protein MRSRISGSTLAACLALCLAPQHLLLAAAAPPSGDAVEALTLQASTDGTIIALKTSVPVPRFTCTQAKAEPRQVVIDFPAATSRLKKRYALDSPLLREALVEKSPEPGLALRIRLTLGEGVLAAVELAGQGLNLRFQGGAAAPIQATTAPSEYLVGAGDKLEIAVFGHADLSRTIEVRVDGAIDFPLIGDVPVAGKDLPQIGKEITRSLGKDYVVDPQVSVNVREYGSQWVTLIGEIRTPGRHILRPNMRLIDLLAEGGGLTPFANRKQIEILRSESNNLRRKLVVNLKTIEDGKTADFRLLAGDVVMVPRRTF from the coding sequence GTGAGGTCGAGGATCTCCGGATCGACTCTCGCGGCCTGCCTCGCCCTGTGCCTGGCCCCGCAGCACCTTCTGCTCGCCGCCGCCGCACCACCGAGCGGCGATGCCGTCGAGGCACTCACCCTCCAGGCGTCGACCGACGGCACCATCATCGCCCTCAAGACCTCCGTTCCCGTTCCGCGGTTCACATGCACGCAGGCCAAGGCGGAGCCTCGCCAGGTGGTGATCGACTTTCCGGCCGCTACGAGCCGCCTCAAGAAGCGCTACGCCCTGGACAGCCCCCTGTTGCGCGAAGCGCTGGTGGAGAAGTCGCCGGAGCCCGGCCTGGCCCTGCGCATCCGCCTTACCCTCGGAGAGGGTGTCCTGGCGGCTGTGGAGCTGGCCGGGCAGGGGCTCAATCTTCGGTTCCAGGGAGGCGCCGCTGCGCCGATCCAGGCGACGACCGCGCCCAGCGAGTATCTCGTCGGCGCCGGGGACAAGCTGGAGATCGCCGTGTTCGGGCATGCCGACCTCAGCAGAACCATCGAGGTGCGGGTGGACGGGGCGATCGACTTCCCGCTCATCGGGGACGTCCCGGTGGCGGGGAAAGACCTGCCCCAGATCGGCAAGGAGATCACCCGCAGTCTGGGGAAGGACTACGTCGTCGATCCCCAGGTCAGCGTCAATGTGCGGGAATACGGCAGCCAATGGGTCACACTCATCGGCGAAATCCGCACCCCGGGACGCCATATTCTCAGACCGAACATGCGTCTCATCGACCTCCTGGCCGAGGGCGGCGGCCTCACGCCGTTCGCCAACCGCAAGCAGATCGAAATCCTGAGGTCCGAGAGCAACAACCTGCGCCGCAAGCTGGTCGTGAACCTCAAGACCATCGAGGACGGGAAGACGGCGGACTTCCGCCTCCTGGCCGGCGATGTCGTCATGGTTCCCAGACGGACCTTCTAG
- a CDS encoding ATP-binding protein, whose product MVLTELRARLDEAEQTLSAIRSGGVDALVVGGDEGPRVYTLEGADYVYRVLIESMNEGALILSADALILYANQCFARMLNRPLARVMGHSFHRFLSKEDRGALKSLLNGKAKPSSTIQVLLHASDSVRMPAQVSLQRLVKAGFDSAAFSMVVTDMTEARRSETLLRSLSHSLLQGQEADRRRLALELHDRASQSLGALLIRLRVLADDLPGRSKALRRDVAKISELLAKTAEVVEGISRNLRPSVLEILGLVPAVHAIIGEFTKRTGIPVKTACARVPTQLSAEAEMALYRALEEALKNVEKHADARHATVHLGQQGAVVRLVIGDDGVGFDPRQPPAGGNGNGKLGLISLRERLASVGGALKIKSERGVGTEIQARIPLPRGAARRLHD is encoded by the coding sequence ATGGTCCTCACCGAGCTCCGCGCCCGCTTGGACGAAGCCGAACAGACGCTCAGCGCGATCCGCAGCGGTGGTGTGGATGCCTTGGTGGTCGGGGGCGACGAGGGACCGCGCGTCTACACTCTCGAAGGCGCCGACTACGTCTACCGGGTGCTCATCGAATCGATGAACGAGGGAGCGCTGATCCTGTCGGCCGACGCGTTGATTCTCTACGCCAATCAGTGCTTCGCCAGGATGCTCAACCGCCCGCTGGCGCGGGTGATGGGCCATTCGTTTCACCGGTTTCTCTCCAAAGAGGACCGGGGCGCGCTGAAATCGCTGCTGAATGGAAAAGCAAAGCCTTCGTCCACGATCCAGGTGCTCCTGCACGCGTCAGACAGCGTGCGGATGCCCGCGCAAGTCTCCCTTCAACGCCTGGTCAAGGCCGGCTTCGACAGCGCGGCCTTCAGCATGGTCGTGACCGACATGACCGAGGCCCGGCGGAGCGAGACATTGCTGCGAAGCTTGTCCCACAGCCTCTTGCAGGGACAGGAGGCCGATCGAAGGCGCCTGGCCCTCGAATTACACGATCGCGCCAGCCAGAGCCTGGGCGCGCTCCTCATCCGCCTCCGTGTATTGGCGGACGATCTTCCGGGGCGCTCCAAGGCATTGCGGCGAGACGTGGCGAAAATCAGCGAGCTGCTCGCCAAGACTGCCGAAGTCGTGGAGGGTATATCAAGAAATCTGCGACCCAGCGTACTGGAGATTCTGGGCCTGGTCCCCGCGGTGCACGCCATCATCGGGGAGTTCACGAAGCGGACGGGCATACCCGTCAAGACCGCCTGCGCGCGAGTGCCCACGCAGCTATCCGCGGAAGCCGAGATGGCGCTCTACCGCGCGCTCGAGGAGGCCCTGAAGAACGTGGAGAAACACGCTGATGCCCGCCATGCGACGGTCCATCTGGGGCAGCAGGGTGCGGTCGTCAGACTGGTGATCGGCGACGACGGGGTCGGATTCGACCCGCGTCAGCCCCCGGCAGGCGGAAACGGAAACGGGAAGTTGGGCCTGATCAGCCTGCGCGAGCGACTCGCCTCAGTGGGCGGCGCCCTCAAGATCAAGTCCGAGCGGGGTGTCGGCACCGAGATCCAGGCGCGCATTCCACTGCCGCGCGGTGCCGCCCGTCGGCTGCACGACTGA
- a CDS encoding GNAT family N-acetyltransferase codes for MTVLEIVQLPGRPNEWDRNIRGFATKTLFHESAWLDFVQTIHPLGHLEYFEIRQGGWTAGYFCALRVNKVMLFPVYGSPLPEAGMYMGPLVSGGVAQAELVQALVRLCRVKRIASLELANDWLDPQLMRRLGFKVSPNVTHICPLARDEASAWAAMRGTCRTRIRKAEKSGLEAEITDDVAIVEDFYRYLTMVLQRKGRWPQYGIERPRSLMACLTPADRLFSVRVRYRGRVIGVAFYPHDERSMYYWDGASDLAHLELCPNELLHWTAMREAIRRRIPLFNIGGGPVPSRFTRKFGGTDAPYHSYRRNFVPFLETARNLYHWLDFRKSGRAPHTINA; via the coding sequence ATGACCGTACTGGAAATCGTCCAACTCCCCGGGCGGCCGAACGAGTGGGACCGGAACATCCGGGGGTTCGCGACCAAGACCCTGTTCCACGAATCGGCCTGGCTGGACTTTGTCCAGACGATTCATCCGCTGGGCCACCTCGAGTATTTCGAGATCCGGCAGGGCGGATGGACCGCAGGCTATTTCTGCGCCTTACGGGTCAACAAGGTCATGCTGTTCCCGGTGTACGGCAGCCCTCTGCCCGAAGCGGGCATGTACATGGGGCCGCTGGTGAGCGGCGGGGTGGCCCAGGCCGAGCTGGTGCAGGCCCTGGTGAGACTCTGTCGAGTGAAGCGGATTGCCAGCCTGGAGCTGGCGAATGACTGGCTGGATCCGCAGCTGATGCGCCGGCTGGGCTTCAAGGTCTCTCCCAACGTCACCCACATCTGCCCGCTGGCCCGGGACGAGGCTTCGGCCTGGGCGGCGATGAGAGGCACATGCAGGACGCGAATTCGCAAGGCGGAGAAGAGCGGCCTCGAGGCGGAGATCACCGATGACGTCGCGATCGTCGAGGACTTCTACCGCTACCTCACCATGGTTCTGCAGCGCAAGGGTCGGTGGCCTCAATATGGAATCGAGCGCCCCCGGTCGCTGATGGCGTGCCTGACGCCCGCGGACCGTCTGTTCAGCGTGCGGGTCAGATACCGGGGACGGGTTATCGGGGTGGCCTTCTACCCGCACGACGAACGCTCGATGTATTACTGGGACGGGGCGTCGGATCTGGCCCATCTGGAGCTCTGTCCCAACGAGCTCTTGCACTGGACGGCGATGCGGGAGGCGATCCGCCGGCGCATTCCCCTGTTCAACATCGGCGGCGGACCGGTGCCCAGCCGGTTCACCCGGAAGTTCGGCGGCACCGACGCTCCCTACCACAGCTACCGCAGGAACTTCGTTCCATTCCTCGAGACGGCGCGCAATCTGTATCACTGGCTTGATTTCAGGAAATCGGGAAGGGCGCCGCACACCATCAACGCGTGA
- a CDS encoding circadian clock KaiB family protein, translating into MKRARIGIATKAFERAAAAGHTGKYVLKLYVAGATEKSRRALAHARHLCDVELKGRCELEVIDVYQQPILARDGQIIATPTLVKDFPPPVRRFIGTLENSAQMFIGLDLQTRGETRW; encoded by the coding sequence ATGAAGAGAGCCAGGATTGGAATCGCGACGAAAGCGTTTGAGAGGGCTGCGGCGGCGGGGCACACGGGCAAGTATGTCCTGAAGCTCTACGTTGCGGGGGCCACCGAAAAATCGCGCCGGGCCCTCGCGCACGCCCGCCACCTGTGCGACGTTGAACTCAAGGGCCGCTGCGAGCTGGAAGTGATCGACGTCTATCAACAGCCCATCCTGGCGCGTGACGGCCAGATCATCGCGACCCCCACGCTCGTCAAGGACTTCCCGCCGCCGGTGCGCCGATTCATCGGGACCCTGGAGAATTCCGCCCAGATGTTCATCGGGCTCGATCTCCAGACCCGCGGTGAGACGCGGTGGTGA
- a CDS encoding ice-binding family protein, producing MAHTTVTNTGPTSVTGDLGVWPGTAVEGFGPGIVSGSIYAGVAPADAAQSSLTSAYNDAAGRPADATVAGNLGGQTLAPGVYKSTSSLAISSGNLTLDALGDSNGVFIFQIASALTVASGRQVILSGGAQAANVFWQVGSSATLGTTADFAGTILAQASISLNTGATLNGRALARDGAVTMQSNSVTP from the coding sequence CTGGCACATACCACGGTCACCAATACGGGCCCGACCAGCGTGACCGGGGATCTCGGCGTGTGGCCGGGAACCGCGGTCGAGGGATTCGGTCCGGGAATCGTCTCCGGGTCGATCTATGCTGGGGTTGCTCCGGCAGATGCGGCCCAGTCCAGCCTGACTTCAGCCTACAACGACGCCGCCGGACGACCGGCCGACGCCACCGTGGCCGGTAACCTGGGCGGGCAGACCCTCGCTCCCGGCGTCTACAAGTCCACGTCCTCGCTCGCAATATCATCGGGCAATCTCACTCTCGATGCGCTGGGCGACTCGAACGGTGTCTTTATCTTCCAGATCGCTTCCGCCCTGACCGTAGCGTCCGGTCGACAGGTGATCTTGAGCGGCGGCGCCCAGGCGGCCAACGTCTTCTGGCAGGTCGGCAGTTCGGCAACCCTTGGAACGACGGCCGATTTCGCTGGAACCATCCTGGCTCAGGCATCGATCTCGCTCAATACCGGCGCAACCCTGAACGGCCGAGCTCTGGCACGGGATGGCGCGGTGACGATGCAATCCAATTCCGTCACACCGTGA
- a CDS encoding superoxide dismutase, whose product MPPYTLPDLDYDFGALEPHISGTIMELHHGKHHAGYVKNANATLGRLDEARATEDFTRLAALERALAFNLSGHILHSILWKNLVPKGGDRPDGDLARSIDRDFESFDKFSRQLREVAATIMGSGWAALIWEPIGKRLLITQIYDHQSNLSQGGVPLMVIDAWEHAYYLQYRDRKSEYFEAVWRLWNWKDIAGRFEAARKLDVGLTAGPR is encoded by the coding sequence ATGCCCCCCTACACCCTCCCGGATCTCGACTACGACTTCGGCGCCCTCGAGCCGCACATCTCCGGCACGATCATGGAGCTGCACCACGGCAAGCACCACGCCGGCTACGTCAAGAACGCGAACGCCACTCTCGGTCGCCTCGACGAGGCGCGCGCCACGGAGGATTTCACCCGACTGGCGGCGCTGGAGCGCGCCCTTGCCTTCAACCTCTCCGGCCACATCCTGCATTCGATCTTGTGGAAGAACCTCGTGCCGAAAGGGGGGGATCGGCCCGACGGCGATCTGGCGCGCTCAATCGATCGGGACTTCGAATCGTTCGACAAGTTCAGCCGGCAGCTCAGGGAGGTCGCTGCGACGATCATGGGGTCCGGCTGGGCGGCGCTTATCTGGGAGCCGATCGGCAAGCGCCTGCTGATCACCCAGATTTACGACCACCAGTCGAACCTCAGCCAGGGTGGTGTGCCGCTGATGGTGATCGACGCCTGGGAGCACGCCTACTATCTGCAATACCGGGACCGGAAGTCCGAGTACTTCGAGGCGGTCTGGCGGCTGTGGAACTGGAAGGACATCGCCGGCCGCTTCGAGGCGGCTCGGAAGCTCGACGTCGGATTGACGGCCGGGCCGCGGTAG
- the kaiC gene encoding circadian clock protein KaiC, translated as MPRKVPRSASTADCLPKCPTGIQGLDEITDGGFPRGRPTLVCGGPGCGKTLLAAEFLVRGAMRFGEPGVLICFEETQAELEANVASLGFDLAGLMRRKKLVVDHVRVERSEIQETGEYDLEGLFVRLDYAIDSIGAKRVVLDTIEGLFAALPNEAILRAELRRLFHWLKKKGVTAIITAERGRDGMTRKGLEEYVSDCVILLDHRVNERIATRHLRVVKYRGSLHGTNEFPFLIGDQGISVLPITSLGLNHAVSNERVSSGIARLDAMLDGKGFFRGGSILLSGTPGTGKTSVAAFFAQAATRRGERALFFTFEESPNQIIRNMQSIGLRLGPWVKRGILRFHAARPTLYGLEMHLATMFKEISTFRPGVVIVDPMTSLLAAGSESETRAMVTRLIDFLKAQQITSLFTSLTHEGSALQQSEVAISSLMDSWLLLQNIESNGERNRGLYVLKSRGMSHSNQIREFVISHQGIDLVDAYIGPGGMLVGAARAAQNAREKAAALASEQDAMRLRRTLERKHTAVERQIAALRSEYEAEEQDARRANGQAATRTLVLATDRAELGRLRHADPERRVGARKHSKRGEKRP; from the coding sequence ATGCCAAGGAAGGTTCCGAGGTCCGCCTCTACTGCGGATTGTCTGCCCAAATGTCCGACGGGCATCCAGGGGTTGGACGAAATCACCGACGGCGGTTTCCCGCGCGGCCGGCCCACGCTGGTGTGCGGCGGCCCCGGTTGCGGCAAGACGCTCCTGGCCGCGGAATTCCTCGTGCGAGGCGCGATGCGGTTCGGCGAGCCGGGCGTCCTGATTTGCTTCGAGGAGACGCAGGCGGAGCTGGAGGCCAACGTCGCGTCGCTCGGATTCGACCTGGCCGGCCTGATGCGGCGCAAGAAGCTCGTGGTCGACCACGTCCGCGTCGAGCGCAGCGAGATCCAGGAGACCGGCGAATACGACCTGGAAGGGTTGTTCGTCCGATTGGATTACGCCATCGATTCCATCGGCGCAAAGCGCGTGGTTCTGGACACGATCGAAGGGCTGTTTGCCGCCTTGCCCAACGAAGCCATCCTGCGTGCCGAGCTGCGCCGCCTGTTCCACTGGCTCAAGAAAAAAGGCGTGACGGCGATCATCACGGCCGAGCGCGGTCGCGATGGGATGACACGCAAGGGGCTCGAGGAATACGTCTCGGATTGCGTCATCCTCCTCGACCACCGGGTCAACGAGAGGATCGCCACCCGGCATTTGCGCGTGGTGAAGTATCGCGGCTCGCTGCACGGCACCAACGAGTTTCCCTTCCTGATCGGAGATCAAGGGATCAGCGTGCTGCCGATCACGTCGCTGGGACTGAATCACGCGGTGTCAAACGAGCGGGTATCGAGCGGCATCGCGCGGCTCGACGCGATGCTGGACGGGAAGGGTTTTTTCCGGGGCGGCAGCATTCTGCTCTCGGGGACGCCGGGCACAGGCAAGACCAGCGTCGCCGCTTTCTTTGCCCAGGCCGCCACCCGGCGCGGTGAGCGCGCTCTTTTCTTCACCTTCGAGGAGTCGCCCAACCAGATTATCCGAAACATGCAGTCCATCGGGTTGCGTCTCGGGCCGTGGGTCAAACGCGGGATTCTGCGTTTCCACGCGGCACGGCCCACGCTGTACGGGCTGGAAATGCACCTGGCGACGATGTTCAAGGAAATCAGCACGTTCCGACCGGGCGTGGTCATCGTCGATCCGATGACCAGCCTGCTGGCCGCGGGCAGCGAATCCGAGACCAGGGCGATGGTGACGCGGCTGATCGACTTTCTGAAGGCCCAGCAGATCACCTCGCTCTTCACCAGCCTGACGCACGAAGGCAGCGCGCTGCAGCAGAGCGAGGTCGCCATCTCCTCGCTGATGGACTCCTGGCTGCTGCTGCAGAACATCGAGAGCAACGGCGAACGAAATCGTGGACTCTACGTGCTGAAGTCGCGCGGCATGTCCCATTCGAACCAGATCCGCGAGTTCGTGATTTCGCATCAGGGCATCGACCTGGTGGACGCCTATATCGGTCCGGGCGGGATGCTGGTCGGCGCGGCCCGCGCGGCGCAAAACGCCCGGGAAAAGGCTGCAGCGCTTGCCAGCGAGCAGGACGCCATGCGCCTCCGGCGCACATTGGAGCGCAAGCACACCGCGGTCGAACGGCAAATCGCGGCGTTACGTTCCGAGTATGAAGCCGAGGAGCAGGATGCCCGGCGTGCCAACGGACAGGCGGCTACGCGAACACTCGTCTTGGCGACCGATCGCGCGGAGCTCGGCCGACTGCGTCACGCGGATCCAGAGCGGAGGGTCGGAGCGCGGAAGCACTCAAAACGAGGCGAGAAAAGGCCATGA
- a CDS encoding circadian clock KaiB family protein, translating to MNLRSAGRRRSDPERSASKFWELRLYVAGQTPRSLTAFSNLQQICEGYLKGRYRIQVIDLVEKPQLSKGDQILAIPTLVRKLPEPVRKIIGDLSDTERVLVGLDLRPPPARVTVGDGS from the coding sequence ATGAATCTCAGAAGTGCAGGACGACGCCGTTCCGACCCGGAGCGATCGGCATCGAAATTCTGGGAACTTCGTCTTTACGTGGCGGGCCAGACGCCGAGGTCGCTGACGGCTTTCTCCAATCTTCAACAGATATGCGAAGGTTACCTCAAGGGGCGCTATCGCATCCAGGTGATCGACCTCGTGGAGAAGCCGCAGCTCTCCAAGGGTGACCAGATTCTGGCCATTCCCACACTTGTGCGCAAGTTGCCCGAGCCCGTGCGAAAAATCATTGGCGACCTGTCCGACACCGAGCGCGTTCTCGTTGGGTTGGATTTACGCCCCCCCCCAGCCCGAGTGACCGTGGGTGACGGATCATGA
- a CDS encoding EAL domain-containing protein, translated as MKSRSRHRGGKRAYDDAPIGLALISSEGRFLQVNPKLCTLLGYTRRQLLRTTLAAVTDPHDLELMASSSRRLLAGEVDEFRLEQHFLRADGRPALGWISASVAGGSGDRSLACVLEMDEEGERGPARDRTDVVEIHSVLDDFFDGVVATDEHGRIASFNRGAQRLFGYQTGEVLGREAKLIIAEPYREEFASYLAGWMRPGRETAPTSGSREMWGRRKDGSTFPIEFRATRMLLGGEKLFVGILRDISEQKAQTEALEYQTLHDVLTSLPNRTLLNDRLHQAILSGSRQRKSAAVLVMDVDGFKEVNDTHGHHVGDQLLQNIALRLEGLLRGSDTVARLGGDEFAIVPAIGMGGEDGATTARKILRALEQPFLIDDRVVRIAASIGIAVYPADGLDAPTLMRHADAAMYVAKRARCGYAVYAARQDRPVAVHLPLARELGHAIAHDELVLHYQPKIDFRIGKTTGVEALVRWQHPKQGLVPANQFIPVAEETELIKPLTRWVLNRALQQSRIWLESGLDIDIAVNLSARNLQDPDLPATARGILEAWRVDPGKLKVDIPERSIMAAPVIETATHLGAMGIGLAIDDFGTGSASLAHLSRLPVREIKIDRSFIAENLGQGNDSALRRIVDRGHNMGLRVVAEGVEDQETLGRLVDLGCDAAQGFHVCPPIVAVDLVPWLRHSAWGVAARNPPLRVQ; from the coding sequence ATGAAATCGCGCTCCAGGCACCGAGGAGGGAAGCGCGCCTACGACGACGCTCCCATAGGCCTCGCGCTGATCAGCTCCGAGGGGCGCTTCCTGCAGGTCAACCCGAAGCTCTGCACGCTGCTCGGCTACACTCGAAGACAGTTGCTGCGGACCACCCTGGCGGCCGTCACCGATCCGCACGACCTGGAGCTCATGGCGTCGAGTTCCCGCCGATTGCTGGCCGGCGAGGTCGACGAGTTCCGGCTGGAGCAGCATTTCCTGCGCGCCGACGGTCGACCGGCTCTGGGCTGGATCAGCGCATCGGTTGCGGGCGGGAGCGGCGATCGGTCGCTCGCCTGCGTCCTCGAGATGGACGAAGAAGGCGAGCGTGGGCCGGCGCGCGACAGGACCGACGTGGTCGAGATCCACTCGGTCCTGGATGACTTTTTCGACGGAGTCGTGGCGACCGACGAACATGGCCGCATCGCATCCTTCAACCGGGGCGCCCAGAGGCTGTTTGGCTACCAGACGGGCGAAGTCCTGGGCCGCGAGGCGAAGCTGATCATCGCGGAGCCCTACCGGGAGGAGTTCGCGAGCTACCTCGCCGGCTGGATGCGACCCGGGCGGGAGACCGCCCCTACCTCGGGATCACGCGAGATGTGGGGCCGGCGCAAGGACGGATCCACCTTTCCGATCGAGTTCCGCGCCACCCGGATGCTCCTGGGTGGCGAGAAGCTCTTCGTCGGCATCCTGCGGGACATCTCCGAGCAGAAGGCCCAGACAGAGGCGCTCGAATACCAGACCCTTCACGATGTCCTCACGAGCCTGCCGAACCGTACCCTGCTGAACGATCGGCTGCACCAGGCCATCCTGTCAGGGAGCCGCCAAAGAAAATCGGCAGCCGTGCTCGTCATGGACGTGGACGGCTTCAAGGAAGTGAACGACACCCACGGACATCACGTCGGCGACCAGCTCTTGCAGAACATCGCCCTGCGCCTGGAAGGCCTTCTCAGGGGTTCCGATACGGTGGCGCGCCTCGGAGGTGACGAGTTCGCGATCGTACCCGCCATCGGCATGGGAGGAGAGGACGGAGCGACGACCGCGAGGAAGATCCTCCGGGCGCTGGAGCAGCCCTTTCTGATCGACGATCGAGTTGTCCGCATAGCCGCCAGCATCGGTATCGCGGTGTACCCCGCGGATGGACTGGACGCGCCGACTCTGATGCGGCACGCCGATGCGGCGATGTACGTCGCCAAACGAGCCCGGTGCGGCTACGCGGTCTACGCCGCCCGGCAGGACCGCCCGGTCGCCGTGCATCTGCCGCTGGCGCGCGAACTGGGGCACGCCATTGCGCACGACGAGCTGGTGCTTCACTACCAGCCCAAGATCGACTTCCGGATCGGCAAGACGACGGGAGTGGAGGCGCTCGTGCGGTGGCAGCACCCGAAGCAGGGCCTGGTGCCTGCGAATCAATTCATCCCCGTGGCGGAGGAGACCGAGCTCATCAAGCCCCTCACACGGTGGGTGCTCAACCGGGCCTTGCAGCAGAGCCGGATCTGGCTGGAATCGGGTCTCGATATCGACATCGCGGTGAACCTCTCCGCACGGAACCTGCAGGACCCGGATCTGCCGGCGACGGCCAGGGGCATTCTGGAGGCCTGGAGGGTCGATCCGGGCAAATTGAAGGTCGACATTCCGGAGCGCAGCATCATGGCGGCCCCGGTGATCGAAACGGCGACGCATCTCGGCGCCATGGGGATCGGTCTCGCCATCGATGACTTCGGCACCGGCTCCGCGTCGCTGGCGCATCTCTCACGCCTGCCCGTCCGGGAGATCAAGATCGACAGGTCGTTCATCGCCGAGAATCTGGGCCAGGGGAATGACTCCGCCCTCCGCCGGATTGTCGATCGAGGGCACAACATGGGACTCAGGGTGGTCGCCGAAGGCGTGGAGGACCAGGAGACCCTGGGCCGTCTAGTGGATCTCGGCTGCGACGCGGCGCAGGGCTTCCACGTCTGCCCCCCGATCGTCGCAGTGGACCTCGTCCCCTGGCTGCGGCACTCCGCCTGGGGAGTCGCGGCTAGGAATCCACCCCTCCGCGTGCAGTAG
- a CDS encoding YtxH domain-containing protein, which produces MTPESNGNGLGSFLGAFVLGAAAGATIALLTAPRTGRETRERLKGTLSDLGETIERVPGAIGRAGSRAVKAGQAAFEQARGEVVRGSDHS; this is translated from the coding sequence ATGACACCTGAAAGCAACGGAAACGGGTTGGGATCGTTCCTGGGGGCGTTTGTGCTGGGCGCCGCGGCAGGAGCGACGATCGCGCTGCTCACCGCGCCCCGCACCGGGCGCGAGACGCGGGAGCGGCTGAAGGGAACTCTATCCGACCTGGGGGAGACGATCGAACGCGTTCCCGGTGCGATCGGGAGAGCCGGCTCCAGGGCCGTGAAGGCGGGCCAGGCGGCCTTCGAACAGGCTCGCGGCGAAGTCGTGCGAGGTTCCGATCACTCCTGA
- a CDS encoding chalcone isomerase family protein, whose amino-acid sequence MALAACLTACLAMPVRAAERAGVTLPDLATVEGRTLVLNGMGLRRATWLRVKIYVAGLYLEETSLDADAILRPERTKRVVLVFVRAVGREDLLEAWDESFKENAGGDFAALEAGIAAFHGLMPTRVAKGDTFAFTYLPGTGVLVAVKDEIRGTIPGAAFARSLFATWLGKKTPSPALKAGLLGLR is encoded by the coding sequence ATGGCCCTCGCGGCGTGCCTGACGGCGTGCCTTGCAATGCCGGTGCGGGCCGCAGAGCGTGCCGGGGTCACACTCCCCGACCTGGCGACGGTCGAGGGGCGGACGCTCGTCCTCAACGGCATGGGGCTGCGCAGAGCGACCTGGCTCAGGGTCAAGATCTACGTCGCCGGGCTCTACCTCGAGGAGACGTCGCTGGACGCCGACGCCATCCTCCGCCCCGAGCGGACAAAACGGGTCGTCCTGGTCTTCGTTCGCGCAGTCGGTCGCGAAGACCTGCTCGAGGCCTGGGACGAGAGTTTCAAGGAGAATGCCGGGGGAGACTTCGCAGCCCTGGAGGCTGGCATCGCCGCGTTCCACGGGCTCATGCCGACCAGGGTCGCGAAGGGCGACACCTTCGCCTTCACCTACCTGCCAGGGACTGGCGTCCTCGTCGCCGTCAAGGACGAGATCCGAGGCACGATTCCCGGGGCCGCCTTCGCCCGTTCCCTGTTCGCCACCTGGCTGGGGAAGAAAACGCCGAGCCCGGCACTCAAGGCGGGCCTGCTCGGCCTTCGCTGA